A stretch of DNA from Phycisphaerales bacterium:
CATGGAGGGCGCCGTGTTCTGCCAACCAGCGGACCTGCTGGGTCATTGGCTGTACTTGGCTCTCCGACTCAGCCATGAACTTATCCCAGGCGGAGGCCAGCTTGAGCCGAGCGGCATCATCCATCGCGAAGCGACCAATAACACGCCACTTTTCATCGGGAACAAAAACATCAATCTCACGTTCACGTTCGACCACAATTCGAACAGCAACAGACTGCACACGACCGGCAGACAGACCAACAGCCACCTTCTTCCAAAGAAGTGGTGAGACTTGGTATCCGACAATCCGATCGAGAATGCGCCTCGCTTGCTGTGCATTAACACGGGCCATGTTCAATTCATGGGGTTCTTCAAAGGCACGCTGGATCTCTGATTTCGTAATCGCGTTGAAGACAACGCGTTTGGCCTTGGTGGGATCGACACCCAAGACTTCTGCTAAATGCCATGCAATTGCTTCACCTTCTCGATCAAGGTCAGTTGCAAACCAGACATCATCTGTTTCTTTGGCCAGCTTCTTAAGTTCGGTGATCACCGATTTCTTTTTAGAGAGCACTTCATAGGAGGGCTTGAAATTGTTCTCTAGATCAACACCTGGAACTGGTTGTTTCTTACCTTTCGGTGAACGTGGGGGTAGATCACGCACATGGCCAACCGAAGCAGCCACGACATAGTCATCGCCAAGATACCGGTTAACGGTCTTCGCTTTGGCGGGGGATTCAACAATAACCAGATGCTTGCCCATAGGCCTCCATCACTCAAAGGTGCGTGTGGAATGAGGTATCGGTCATTGCCATCATGTGGCTCGACCGGTGGACCTTCGGGCCCACCTCAAGAATCACGCGGGGAGGATTTATAAGTCTCTCTGGCCTGTTGGATCAAGGCGCTCTCTACCAGATCGTGTTTTTAAGAGATCTGAAAACGTCCTTTTTGATATCAAAAAAGCCCTTGGAATCAGCTAAATGAAGCTTTCTTAATTATCTTAACTGCTTGTTCTTCAACGTCTTGTGGCGAAATATCAGTGATCTTTATGGATTCAGAGCGTGGATAAGCTGAGAATCGACGAAGCCAGGTCCGCTGCTGTTTTGCAAAACGACGTGTGGCGATCTTAATTTGTTCAATGGCCTCAGCCAGGGATTCCTTTCCTTCGAGGTGATCCGCAAGCTGTTGGTAACCCAGTGCCGCCCGCGCTCTTGGCCCCAACTGATTGTTATTAAGTAAGCCAGCCACTTCTTGCAAGAAGCCCATTTCCATCATCCGTCCAACACGTTGATTGATACGGCGATTGGTTGGTTCAACATCATCTTCGAGGCGCAAGATTAGCGCATCACGGCGTGGTTCTTGGGTCCACTGTTGTTGTAGCTTAGAAATTGGTTGTCCAGTGGTTTGGTGAACTTCTAGTGCACGAATAGTGCGACGGCGATCATTGGGATGAATCTGCTCAGCGGCAGCCTTATCGACAGCAAGAAGCTTCTGACGTAGTTGATCGTTGGAGTCTTGCTCCAGTGCAACCCGGATGCTTGTATCTGGGTTAGGCACGTCGCAAAGGCCAAAAAGAAAGGCCTGGAGGTAGAGGTTGGTGCCACCAACAATGATCGGATATCGGCCGCGCGATCGGACCTGACTGACACACGGTTCAGCAGCGTCTAGCCAGCGGTCGACTGTAAAGGTGGCATCTCTTGGATCAGCCAAATCCAGCAAATGATGCGGCGCTGCCGCAAGTTCTTGTTCGGTGGGTTTGGCGGTGCCAATATTCATATCTCGGTAGATTTGCATTGAATCAGCACAGAGGCACTCTCCTCCACCCGAGAGACGCTGAGCCAGTGCGATCGCGAGAGGGGTTTTCCCTGAGGCAGTGGCACCGGCAATGAGAATGGCTGGTGGATGGTCCATGATTTGGCCCATGCTAGGGGGCATGGCCGTTCAGTGCAGGCAGACGTATCATTCCTGATCTGATGCAAGAGTGATAAGGGCGAAGGAACTAGAAATGAGCAAGACCGGATACAAGCGTAAGAAGACGATTGAGCAAGTAGACGTGGACAATAAGCGCGTCTTGATGCGTGTGGATTTCAATGTGCCACTCAATCGTAAACACGAGATTAGTGATGATCGACGTATCCGCTTGGCCGTGGAGTCCATTCGAAGTGTGATTAGCCGTGGTGGTATTTGTGTTCTGATGAGTCACCTCGGACGCCCAGCAGGAACGGGGCCTGAGCCAGGGCTCAGTCTGAAGATTGTGGTTGATCACCTTAAGGAACTGATGCCTGATGCTGGTATTTCCATGGCACCTGGGGCATGCGATTCGCCAGAAGCCGCCGCTGCAGTCGCATCGGCCAAGCGGGGTAGTGTGATCGTTCTAGAGAATCTACGTTTTAATAGCGGTGAGAAAGCCGGCTCTCGTATTTTTAGTGAAAAGCTCGCAAAGCTCGGTGATATCTATTGCAACAATGCATTCGGAACCGCTCACCGCAGCGATGCTTCGATGGTAGGCGTCCCTGAACTCATGCAGAGTCAGCCACGCGTGGCCGGTTTCCTTCTGCAGCAAGAATTGGCGTTTCTATCTGATGCACTTGAGGACGCTGCCTCACCATTCGTGGCGGTCCTGGGCGGCGCTAAAGTTTCTGACAAACTAATGGCCATTCGGAATCTGCTAGGAAAGGTGGATGTGGTACTGATCGGTGGCGCCATGGCTTACACATTCTTGCAAGCCATTGGCCGTGGTGTTGGTGAAAGTTTGGTGGAAGAGGAGATGCTAGACCAAGCAGAGTTGCTGATTGATGCGGCGGCTGCAAGTACCACAGAGCTCATGCTTCCACGCGACCATGTGGCTGGCAAAGAAATTGAGCCACGCACATCAGTCGAGGTCTTTGCTGATGAAATTGAAGCCGGTTGGATGGGATTAGACATTGGGCCTGAAACTGCTGGTTGGTACACCGATCGTGTGCGGCATGCCCGAACGGTGCTCTGGAATGGTCCAGTTGGCGTTTATGAGATTGAACCATTTGATGTGGGTACGAGGCAGATCGCTGAAGCATGTGCAGCCGCCACAGAGCAGGGGGCTGTCACAGTCCTTGGTGGCGGTGACACCGCCGCAGCGATTAATCATTTCGGCCTTTCTGATCAGGTTTCTCATGTTTCCACGGGCGGAGGAGCCAGTTTGGAGTTGCTTGAAGGCAAGAAATTCCGCAGTGTTGAGCTTCTTGAGGACGAATAGATGCTTCTGGTCCGCTTGGTCTCAATCTGCAGGGACAAGCTCCAATCCCATGGTTGCCAGATCATTTTAAAGAATCTGGGAACAACTGGCCCAGCCATGAATC
This window harbors:
- the miaA gene encoding tRNA (adenosine(37)-N6)-dimethylallyltransferase MiaA, yielding MDHPPAILIAGATASGKTPLAIALAQRLSGGGECLCADSMQIYRDMNIGTAKPTEQELAAAPHHLLDLADPRDATFTVDRWLDAAEPCVSQVRSRGRYPIIVGGTNLYLQAFLFGLCDVPNPDTSIRVALEQDSNDQLRQKLLAVDKAAAEQIHPNDRRRTIRALEVHQTTGQPISKLQQQWTQEPRRDALILRLEDDVEPTNRRINQRVGRMMEMGFLQEVAGLLNNNQLGPRARAALGYQQLADHLEGKESLAEAIEQIKIATRRFAKQQRTWLRRFSAYPRSESIKITDISPQDVEEQAVKIIKKASFS
- a CDS encoding phosphoglycerate kinase encodes the protein MSKTGYKRKKTIEQVDVDNKRVLMRVDFNVPLNRKHEISDDRRIRLAVESIRSVISRGGICVLMSHLGRPAGTGPEPGLSLKIVVDHLKELMPDAGISMAPGACDSPEAAAAVASAKRGSVIVLENLRFNSGEKAGSRIFSEKLAKLGDIYCNNAFGTAHRSDASMVGVPELMQSQPRVAGFLLQQELAFLSDALEDAASPFVAVLGGAKVSDKLMAIRNLLGKVDVVLIGGAMAYTFLQAIGRGVGESLVEEEMLDQAELLIDAAAASTTELMLPRDHVAGKEIEPRTSVEVFADEIEAGWMGLDIGPETAGWYTDRVRHARTVLWNGPVGVYEIEPFDVGTRQIAEACAAATEQGAVTVLGGGDTAAAINHFGLSDQVSHVSTGGGASLELLEGKKFRSVELLEDE